The DNA region GGGTGGTCTCCCAGAAATCGGTAGGTACAACTTTGTTGATACCGCTATCGCCAATTATTGCGAATTTATGGTCTTCGTAAGCCAGATAAATCAGTACCCCATTGTGCTTGGTGGTTTTGTCCATGCCCAGTTTTGAAAAATAGGTGGTTGCTCTTTCAAAAGCATCGCCCGTACAATGTGCTTCTACTGCAATTCTTATTTCTCCTGAAGTTGCTTTTTCAGCTTCCGAAATTGCATTGGCAATAAGTTCCTGGTCTTGTTCTGTGAATATGCCCATGATTAGGATTATTGGGTAAGAATAAGGGTAATGAATGTTTAATTATTAAACACGCATTACCCTTAAATGTTATTTTGGGATATTAGAATTCTACTTTTGGGGCCTTTTCTGCACCAGCTTCTGCTTTAAAGCCCGCTTTCTGGCTAAAACCAAACAGGCCCGCCATTAAGTTGTTCGGAAAGGACCTTACTTTTGTATTGTATACCTGAACAGATTCATTGAAGTCTTTACGGGCAACCGCAATCCGGTTTTCAGTTCCCGCCAATTCGGCCGAAACATCCCTGAACTGTTCGGTAGCCTTTAATTGGGGGTAGTTTTCAGTTACCATCAATAAGCGGCCTAAAGCCTGGCTAACCTGACCTTGTGCTGCCTGAAATTTTTCAATGCTCTCAGGGGTTAATTTATCAGGGTCTACAGTTACCTGTGTTGCTTTGGCGCGCGCCTCTGTTACCTGGGTTAATGTACTTTGCTCAAATTTAGCGGCACCTTTTACTGTGTTCACTAAATTCGGAATCAAATCCGAACGACGCTGATACTGGGTTTCAACCTGGTTCCATTTTGCTTTTACATCTTCATCCAGTTTAACCATACTGTTATAGCCACAACCACTCATTGCTACAACCAGGATTAAGATGCCTGCTATCGCCAATACTGTTTTTTTCATTTTTCTTTTGTTTTAGTTTTTCCGGGCCTGCTTTTGCCAGGCTTTCTGTTAATAGGTGTTAATTTACACATTAGAACTCAATTTCCGTACCTTTGTTACAATTCAGGATAAAAACCTGACAGGTTTATGCAAAAAGAAATAGAAATTACCATGGCTCCTGAAGAAAGGGAGTCTGAAACGCTACGCTTAAAAAAGCTTGCAAATGCCTTACATATAGATGTATTGCGCATTAAAGGGCATAAAATACTCAAAAGATCTATTGATGCCCGATCAAGAAAAGTAATTTATCGGTTACAGATAAGAGTGTTTGTTGATGAAGCACCTTTGGCAGATGTT from Pedobacter africanus includes:
- a CDS encoding TPM domain-containing protein translates to MGIFTEQDQELIANAISEAEKATSGEIRIAVEAHCTGDAFERATTYFSKLGMDKTTKHNGVLIYLAYEDHKFAIIGDSGINKVVPTDFWETTQIAMKAHFLGGNIVQGIIAGIVLAGEKLATFFPFEGGDINELPNDIIFMDQHKTNRR
- a CDS encoding LemA family protein; this translates as MKKTVLAIAGILILVVAMSGCGYNSMVKLDEDVKAKWNQVETQYQRRSDLIPNLVNTVKGAAKFEQSTLTQVTEARAKATQVTVDPDKLTPESIEKFQAAQGQVSQALGRLLMVTENYPQLKATEQFRDVSAELAGTENRIAVARKDFNESVQVYNTKVRSFPNNLMAGLFGFSQKAGFKAEAGAEKAPKVEF